The following are from one region of the Stigmatella ashevillena genome:
- a CDS encoding ceramidase, with protein sequence MAPSEGFWGPPTSTVDWCETNYEHLHHVAELFNSVSSLAMVLGGVLAIALHHRVLERRFMAAFAMLAVVGIGSIGFHATLLFQLQMLDELPMLYLALIMVYILVENRPQRRLGAWFPLALAAYAVLSTYLASGTRGPLQFFLFQVSFASLEFFALARVYLLHRRSQDVAARRLFQLGVSAYALAIVLWLSDIQLCPTLNEALPARGIPNPQFHAWWHVLVSSGFYALLMVIAHDRLKTLGHTPRVRWAARVLPFVR encoded by the coding sequence ATGGCGCCTTCCGAGGGCTTCTGGGGTCCCCCCACTTCGACGGTGGACTGGTGCGAGACGAACTACGAGCACCTCCACCATGTGGCCGAGCTGTTCAACTCCGTCTCCAGCCTGGCCATGGTGCTCGGGGGCGTGCTGGCCATCGCGCTCCACCACCGCGTGCTGGAGCGGCGCTTCATGGCAGCCTTCGCGATGTTGGCGGTGGTCGGCATCGGCAGCATCGGGTTCCACGCGACGCTCCTGTTCCAGCTCCAGATGCTGGACGAGCTGCCCATGCTCTACCTGGCCCTCATCATGGTCTACATCCTGGTGGAGAACCGCCCGCAGCGACGGTTGGGCGCCTGGTTCCCGCTCGCGTTGGCGGCCTACGCGGTGCTCTCGACCTACCTCGCGTCGGGCACCCGAGGCCCCCTTCAATTCTTTCTCTTCCAGGTCAGCTTCGCGTCGCTCGAGTTCTTCGCGCTCGCGCGCGTCTACCTCCTCCATCGCCGCAGCCAGGACGTGGCGGCCAGGCGCCTCTTCCAGCTTGGCGTCAGCGCCTATGCGCTCGCGATCGTTCTGTGGCTGAGTGACATCCAGCTCTGCCCCACACTCAACGAGGCCCTCCCCGCGCGGGGAATCCCCAACCCGCAGTTCCACGCCTGGTGGCACGTCCTGGTCTCCAGCGGGTTCTACGCGCTGCTGATGGTCATCGCTCACGACCGGCTGAAAACGCTCGGACACACGCCTCGGGTGCGTTGGGCCGCCCGGGTGCTCCCCTTCGTCCGGTGA
- the rdgB gene encoding RdgB/HAM1 family non-canonical purine NTP pyrophosphatase, with protein sequence MKPRLLFATTNLGKLKELRGLVGETVEVVSLKDLPPIPEPVEDGASFEEIAAKKAREYAAATGLPSLADDSGLCVDALGGRPGVLSARYAEGDDRARYEKLLRELAGLPEAQRTASFQCALCLAQPGGEVHIEVGRCEGRILTAPRGSHGFGYDPVFFLPALGKTMAELTSEEKAGLSHRGEAFRKMRPWLAAVQANGQHPR encoded by the coding sequence ATGAAACCGCGCCTGCTCTTCGCGACCACCAACCTGGGCAAGCTGAAGGAGCTGCGGGGGCTCGTGGGAGAGACGGTGGAGGTGGTGTCCCTGAAAGACTTGCCTCCCATTCCCGAGCCTGTGGAGGACGGGGCCTCCTTCGAGGAGATCGCGGCCAAGAAGGCCCGGGAATACGCCGCGGCCACGGGGCTTCCTTCCTTGGCGGATGACTCGGGGCTCTGCGTGGACGCGCTGGGAGGCCGCCCGGGGGTGCTGTCGGCGCGCTATGCGGAAGGCGACGACCGGGCCCGCTACGAGAAGCTTCTCCGGGAACTCGCAGGACTTCCCGAGGCACAGCGGACCGCGTCCTTCCAGTGTGCCCTCTGCCTGGCGCAGCCGGGAGGGGAAGTCCACATCGAGGTGGGCCGCTGCGAGGGGCGCATCCTGACGGCGCCCCGGGGCAGCCATGGCTTTGGGTACGACCCGGTCTTCTTCCTGCCGGCGTTGGGCAAGACGATGGCGGAGCTCACCTCGGAGGAGAAGGCGGGCCTCTCTCACCGGGGCGAGGCCTTCCGGAAGATGCGCCCCTGGCTTGCGGCCGTTCAGGCGAACGGCCAACACCCCCGGTAA
- a CDS encoding cytochrome C → MDAPALETSEQQMQEDFAGLGSAPSNSQKIGIALEVEDGEGMPLRVRAGQTVYINQIDIRSSIEASKDEGVAGLNRTGDFACLGWNGVKLADESFDLLAGEDGFKRRRFYRNAAWMDVPSAFTVEPVDAQGNLTGLPILLFTGSNDRKDSDDFFVRRFRAVQWTYGCQTSTNCNGANSFMEEGLLELRNARTAAKNKTLTLSSRTKALRLRWTLRPFSPYTIPVEQVAQPKYSYGFGIDVTPLTPPRKDGTYAPGTKLSFRLSLKDGAGKRLHTQGSLPTYNEIVFGTNEPGIQYYRAFFDPTATYYRRKHRERMLISQIIGPAQRIQPIRSIVDLETFLGPDDEQSVATLERDGVYSQFRTFPPANKLFGGAFDPNHAGWAAPVSDTWNFQLPANAEPGTYLVTTKGRRVYLGEDIPYTNTVEVQVGTKQRTEATLTTGPCNSCHSEGGELTSVLHANGNRATCAGCHAPLGFELEGPVFVRVHFIHSRSDRFDNSPAQCSKCHLTKESVQRTSKAACLSCHKSYPDSHVKKFGPIQNMYVGGGRESFQQCTGSCHTTHTGSGL, encoded by the coding sequence ATGGACGCCCCGGCCCTGGAGACCTCCGAGCAGCAGATGCAGGAGGACTTCGCCGGACTTGGGAGCGCTCCCTCCAACAGCCAGAAGATTGGCATCGCGCTGGAGGTGGAGGACGGCGAGGGCATGCCGCTGCGCGTGCGCGCGGGACAGACCGTCTACATCAACCAGATCGACATCCGCTCCAGCATCGAGGCCTCGAAGGACGAGGGAGTTGCTGGGCTGAACAGGACGGGGGACTTTGCCTGTCTTGGCTGGAACGGCGTGAAACTGGCGGACGAGTCGTTTGATCTCCTGGCGGGAGAGGATGGCTTCAAGCGCCGCCGCTTCTACCGGAACGCCGCGTGGATGGATGTGCCCAGCGCCTTCACCGTGGAGCCCGTCGATGCCCAGGGCAACCTGACGGGCCTGCCCATCCTCCTGTTCACGGGCTCCAACGACCGCAAGGACAGTGACGACTTCTTCGTGCGCCGCTTCCGCGCCGTCCAGTGGACGTACGGCTGCCAGACTTCCACCAACTGCAATGGCGCCAACAGCTTCATGGAGGAAGGGCTGCTGGAGCTGCGCAATGCCCGGACGGCCGCCAAGAACAAGACCCTCACCCTCAGCTCCAGGACCAAGGCCCTGCGCCTGCGCTGGACGCTGCGCCCCTTCTCGCCCTACACCATCCCCGTGGAGCAGGTGGCCCAGCCGAAGTACAGCTACGGCTTCGGCATCGACGTCACCCCGCTGACGCCGCCTCGGAAGGATGGCACCTACGCGCCCGGCACGAAGCTGTCCTTCCGGCTGAGCCTGAAGGATGGCGCCGGCAAGCGCCTCCACACCCAGGGCTCGCTGCCGACCTACAACGAGATCGTCTTCGGCACGAATGAGCCGGGCATCCAGTACTACCGGGCGTTCTTCGATCCGACCGCGACGTACTACCGCCGCAAGCACCGCGAGCGCATGCTGATCTCCCAGATCATCGGTCCGGCCCAGCGCATTCAGCCCATCCGCTCCATCGTCGACCTGGAGACGTTCCTTGGCCCGGATGACGAGCAGTCCGTCGCAACGCTCGAGCGGGACGGCGTCTACTCCCAGTTCCGGACGTTCCCGCCGGCCAACAAGCTGTTCGGCGGCGCGTTCGATCCGAACCATGCCGGCTGGGCCGCTCCGGTGAGCGACACGTGGAACTTCCAGCTGCCCGCCAATGCCGAGCCCGGCACCTACCTGGTGACGACCAAGGGCCGCCGCGTGTACCTGGGCGAGGACATCCCCTACACGAACACCGTGGAAGTCCAGGTGGGCACCAAGCAGCGCACCGAGGCGACGCTGACCACGGGTCCCTGCAACAGCTGCCACAGCGAGGGCGGCGAGCTGACCTCCGTGCTGCATGCCAACGGCAACCGCGCCACGTGCGCCGGGTGCCACGCGCCCCTGGGCTTCGAGCTCGAAGGGCCCGTCTTCGTCCGCGTGCACTTCATCCACAGCCGCTCGGACCGCTTCGACAACTCGCCGGCGCAGTGCAGCAAGTGCCACCTGACGAAGGAGAGCGTCCAGCGCACCAGCAAGGCCGCCTGCCTCTCGTGCCACAAGAGCTACCCCGACAGCCACGTGAAGAAGTTCGGGCCCATCCAGAACATGTACGTGGGCGGTGGCCGCGAGTCCTTCCAGCAGTGCACGGGCAGCTGCCACACCACCCACACCGGGAGTGGCTTGTAG
- a CDS encoding PAS domain-containing sensor histidine kinase, which produces MTAEELFSGDGEMAARMRAKDWASTPLGPVDSWPSSLKTIVRILLHSRHPMFLWWGPQLIQFYNDAYVPSFGKGKHPAALGGTGRETWPEIWPIIGPQIDDVMRQGKASWNEDQLVPIFRNGRLEDVYWTYGYSPVFDESGKISGTLVVCTETTSRVQSEKALRQSEDHLRRVVEASGAGTWEVDVVSGQMQADARMTALFRLPEQSGFGFQRALGRVHPDDRERLSGALASALAGETQGRCLVELRLEGSPGADSRWVELRGQVSFDAAGKATRFIGTALDISERKRAEEQLAESERLRGRAERERAEVERLVLMGQMAAGVAHEVNNPLSFVKANLGFLARELDSEVPSLDRTELQSLLRETQQGVLRIQQIVTDLKAFSRAGNVGDEERGVLEEALREASRLVSLRLGAGCQVELELDPALPVVRLSQRHMVQVMVNLLLNAADAVEQAQPTRLPQISVRARRVEEGVHLLVEDNGPGIPPEVLPRLFQPFFTTKPPGKGTGLGLALCWQYIARAGGTLHAENRSEGGARFVLWLPLAGASGA; this is translated from the coding sequence ATGACGGCGGAGGAGCTGTTCAGCGGTGACGGGGAGATGGCTGCCCGGATGCGCGCGAAGGACTGGGCGTCCACACCCCTCGGCCCCGTGGACAGCTGGCCCAGCTCGCTGAAGACCATCGTCCGGATCCTCCTTCACTCGCGCCACCCGATGTTTCTCTGGTGGGGGCCGCAGCTGATCCAGTTCTACAACGACGCCTATGTGCCCAGCTTCGGCAAAGGCAAGCACCCCGCGGCCCTCGGGGGGACGGGCCGTGAGACCTGGCCGGAGATCTGGCCCATCATCGGGCCACAGATCGATGACGTGATGCGCCAGGGCAAGGCGAGTTGGAATGAAGATCAGCTCGTCCCCATCTTCCGGAACGGCCGCCTGGAGGACGTCTATTGGACCTACGGCTACTCTCCGGTGTTCGACGAGTCCGGGAAGATCAGCGGCACGCTGGTGGTCTGCACCGAGACCACCTCGCGCGTCCAAAGTGAGAAGGCCCTGCGGCAGAGCGAGGACCACCTCCGCCGGGTCGTGGAGGCCTCCGGCGCGGGCACCTGGGAGGTGGACGTCGTCTCCGGACAGATGCAGGCGGATGCGCGGATGACCGCGCTCTTCAGGCTCCCCGAACAGTCTGGGTTTGGCTTCCAACGGGCCCTCGGGCGCGTTCATCCGGACGATCGTGAACGGCTGAGCGGTGCCCTGGCCTCCGCGCTCGCCGGTGAGACGCAAGGCCGGTGCTTGGTGGAACTCCGGCTGGAGGGCTCTCCAGGAGCCGACTCTCGGTGGGTCGAGCTGCGCGGGCAGGTCTCCTTCGACGCGGCCGGGAAGGCCACCCGGTTCATCGGAACAGCCCTCGACATTAGTGAGCGGAAGAGGGCGGAGGAGCAGTTGGCGGAGAGCGAACGTCTGCGGGGCCGTGCCGAGCGGGAACGCGCCGAGGTGGAGAGGCTGGTGCTGATGGGTCAGATGGCCGCGGGGGTCGCGCACGAGGTGAACAACCCCTTGTCCTTCGTGAAAGCCAACCTGGGCTTCCTGGCCCGAGAGCTGGACAGCGAAGTCCCTTCACTGGACCGGACGGAACTCCAGAGCCTGCTGCGGGAGACGCAGCAGGGGGTCCTTCGCATTCAACAGATCGTCACGGACCTCAAGGCCTTCTCGCGCGCGGGGAACGTGGGCGATGAGGAGCGGGGCGTGTTGGAGGAGGCCCTGCGCGAGGCGAGCCGTCTGGTCTCGTTGCGCCTGGGCGCGGGCTGCCAGGTGGAGTTGGAACTCGACCCTGCGCTGCCCGTGGTGCGGCTGAGCCAGCGGCACATGGTCCAGGTGATGGTGAACCTGCTGCTCAACGCGGCGGACGCAGTGGAGCAGGCACAGCCCACCCGTCTCCCCCAGATCTCGGTGCGCGCGCGGAGGGTGGAAGAGGGCGTGCATCTGCTCGTGGAGGACAACGGGCCGGGCATCCCCCCGGAGGTGCTGCCCCGGCTCTTCCAGCCCTTCTTCACCACCAAGCCTCCCGGCAAGGGCACGGGGCTGGGGCTCGCCCTGTGCTGGCAATACATCGCGCGGGCCGGCGGCACCCTGCACGCAGAGAACCGCTCCGAGGGCGGTGCCCGCTTTGTACTCTGGTTGCCCTTGGCCGGGGCGTCCGGCGCATAG